The Caldicellulosiruptoraceae bacterium PP1 nucleotide sequence CAGAAGTTTCTATTGGACCTACAATAACAAGATATGAATTGCAGCCTGGACAAGGGGTAAAGGTTAGTAGAATTGTTAATCTTTCAGATGATATTGCACTGTCCTTGGCAGCAGCCTCTGTTAGAATTGAAGCTCCAATACCAAATAAATCTGCCATAGGAATTGAAATACCTAATAAAGAACCAAGATCAGTTTTTATTAGAGAATTACTTGAGGACCAAGGCTTTTTTTCATCAACAAATAAAATACCTTTTACAATTGGGAAAGACATTGCAGGTTCTCCTATTATAGGAGATATTTCAAAGATGCCACACTTGCTTATAGCAGGTGCTACAGGATCAGGAAAGAGTGTATGTATAAACTCATTAATAATAAGTATTTTATATAGATGTCATCCTAATGATGTTAAATTAATACTAGTAGATCCAAAAGTAGTTGAATTAAGTGTTTATAATGGAGTTCCTCATTTATTAATCCCTGTTGTCACCGATGCAAAGAAAGCAGCAAATGCTTTAAATTGGGCAGTTGGCGAAATGAATTCGAGATATAAAATGTTTGCCCAAGCAGGTGTTAGAGATATAATTGGATATAATAAATTATGTGAGAAAAATGGCACTCAAAAACTTCCTTATGTTGTAATTGTGATTGATGAGTTAGCAGATTTAATGATGGTATCTCCAACAGAAGTTGAGGATTCTATATGTAGATTAGCTCAAATGGCAAGAGCTGCTGGTATGCATCTTGTTGTTGCAACTCAAAGGCCATCGGTTGATGTTATAACAGGTGTTATAAAGGCAAATATTCCATCAAGAATTGCTTTTGCAGTATCATCACAAGTAGATTCAAGGACAATTTTAGATTCTTCAGGGGCTGAAAAACTATTAGGAAGAGGAGATATGCTATACTTACCTATGGGGATAAATAAACCTATAAGAGTACAAGGCTGTTTTGTGTCAGACCAAGAAGTAGAACGTGTTGTTGAGTATTTGAAATCTAATATAAAATGTGAATATAATGAAGAGATTGTTGAACAGATAAGCAAAGTAAACAATGATTTTGATGATCAAGAAAAAGATGAGCTCTTTTTGCAAGCATTACAGGTCATTGTTGAGTCACAAAATGCTTCAACATCATTTTTGCAAAGGAAATTAAAAATAGGATATGCACGTGCTGCAAGAATTCTTGATCAAATGGAAGCTAAAGGAATTGTAAGTAAAATGGATAGCAACAAAACAAGACAAGTTCTAATAACAAAAGATCAGTTTAATGAAATGTTAATGAATATGGAGTGATATATTTAAATGGACTTTCTACCAATAACAATGAATGAGGCTAAAAAAAGGGGATGGAATGAGCTTGACTTTGTTTTTATTACAGGTGATGCTTACGTCGACCATCCTTCATTTGGACATGCCATAATTTCGAGAATAATTGAAGATAAAGGTTTTAAGATTGGGATTATACCACAGCCTAGCTGGACGGATACAAAGTCAATTACCATTTATGGAAAGCCTAAAATAGCTTTTTTGGTATCTGCTGGTAATTTAGATTCGATGGTTGCACACTATACAGTAAATAAAAAGCCTCGTTCAGAAGATTTTTATTCTCCAAATAATAAAAGAGGATTAAGGCCAGATAGATCAACAATAGTTTACTGTAACATGATCAGAAAAGAATATGGGAATGTACCAATAATTATTGGTGGTATTGAAGCAAGTTTAAGAAGATTTGCTCATTATGATTACTGGCAAGATAAAGTAAGGGCTTCTATATTAATTGATTCAAGTGCTGATTTATTAATATACGGAATGGGAGAGAAACCTCTTTTTGAAATATTAGAAAGATTAAAAAAAGGTGAAAATATAAAAGACATTAAGAATGTTAATGGCACATGTTATGTGGCTAAAGATATATCAGAATTGAAAGATTATATTATGCTAAATTCTTTTGAAGAGGTTCAAAATAATAAAGTTTTATACGCAAAATCTTTTGCGATTTTTTATAAAGAACAAAATCCTTTTACGGGCAAAACACTAGTTCAACAACATAAAACTCTTTATGTTGTTCAAAATCCACCTTCAATGCCATTAACAACTCAAGAGATGGATTATGTATATTCTCTTCCATATCAAAGGGAATATCACCCAATTTATGAAAGTCAAGGTGGAATAAAGGCAATTGAAGAGGTAAGATTTAGTATTACTTCCCATAGAGGTTGCTTTGGAGGTTGTAATTTTTGCTCACTACACTTTCATCAAGGGAGAATAATTCAAAAAAGAAGTAAAGAGTCAATTGTTGAAGAAGTAAAGAAATTAGTTAATCACCCAAAATTTAAGGGGTATATTCACGATATTGGTGGGCCTACTGCAAATTTTAGAATTCCTGCATGTGATAAACAATTAAAGTATGGTGCTTGTAAGGATAGACAATGCTTGTTTCCAAAACCCTGTGAGAATTTAAAGGTTGACCATTCAGAGTATTTCGATATACTTGAAACAGTTTCTAAAATAAAAGGTGTAAAAAAAGTTTTTATAAGATCAGGAATAAGATTTGACTATTTTTTATTAGATAAAAATTTTATTAAATATATTGAAGATTTAGCAAAAAATTATATATCTGGACAGTTAAAATTAGCACCTGAGCATATATCAAATAATGTTTTAAAGCTGATGGGTAAACCGCCTTGTGAGGTTTATGATAGATTTGTTAACAAATATTTTGAGGTAAATAAAAAACTTGGTAAAAAACAGTATATAATACCATATTTAATGTCAAGTCATCCTGGTTCAACACTAAAGGATGCAATAGAACTTGCACTTTATTTAAAGAAAAATAGATTTATACCTGATCAAGTACAAGACTTTTATCCAACGCCAGGAACGGTATCAACAACAATGTTTTATACTGGCTTGAATCCTTTTACGCTTGAAAAGGTATATATTCCAAAAGATATTAAAGAAAAGAATATGCAAAGGGCTTTGCTTCATTTCAACGATCCAGATAATTATGATAATGTTAAAAAAGCTTTAGAAATTGCTAAAAGAACTGATTTAATTGGGAATCACAAAGATGCATTAATCAAGCCTGACAAAAATAATATAGGAGGTAAAAAAAATGGCTCAAATAATAGATGGGAAAAAAATAGCTCAGCAAGTAAAGCAAGAGGTAAAAGAAAAGATAAAACAACTAAACGATAAAGGCATTGAAGTTACATTAGCAGTTATAATTGTTGGGAATAATCCTGCTTCAAGGGTATATGTTGATTCAAAAAAACGTGATTGTGCTGAAATTGGTATTAAATCTATAGAATATGCATTATCTGAAGATACTACTGAAGAACAGTTACTTTCATTAATTGAAAAACTCAATAATGATGACAAAATTAACGGAATACTTGTTCAAATGCCTTTACCGAAACAAATTGATGAGTCAAAAGTATGTAAAAAAATTCTGCCTTTCAAAGATGTAGATGGATTTCATCCATTAAATGTAGGTAATTTGGTTACAGGAATTGATGAAAGATATACATTAGTTGCATGCACACCTGCAGGTGTAATAGAAATGTTGGAAAGAGAAAATATTATTATAGAAGGTAAACATGTTGTTATTGTTGGAAGAAGCAATATTGTAGGAAAACCATTATCATATTTATTTCTAAAGAAAAATGCTACAGTAACAATCTGCCATTCAAGAACAAAAAATTTAGAAAAAATTTGCCAAACAGCCGATATATTAGTAGCAGCAGTTGGAAAAGCAAAGATGATAAAGGAATGTTTTGTAAAAGAAAATGCAATTATAGTAGATGTTGGAATAAATAGATTAGAAGACTCAAAAAAATTGGTTGGAGATGTTGATTTTGATGATGTATTTAACAAAGCAGCTTATATTACACCAGTTCCAGGTGGAGTTGGACTTATGACAAGAGCAATGCTTATGAAAAATGTTTTAAAAGCTGCATTAATACAAAACAATTTATTGGAGGAATTTATAATTGATTAATATAGGCTTTATTTCACTTGGATGTAACAAAAACTTAGTAGATAGTGAAGTTATGATGGGATACTGTAAACAATATGGCTATAATATAACAAATAATCCTGAACAGGCTGATGTTATTGTTGTAAATACGTGTGGTTTCATAAATGATGCTAAAGAAGAATCAATTGATACAATTTTGGATATGGCAGAATATAAAAAGAAAAGGTGCAAATTTTTAATAGTTACTGGTTGTCTTACGGAAAGATACAGAGAAGAACTAGTTAACGAAATGCCTGAGATTGATGCTGCTATTGGGATAGGAGACTTGAATAAATTACCTGAAATAATTGAAAAACTATTTAACCATAAAAAGAAGATATTAAGCTTTGATAATAAGGAATTCATTTATAACAGTAAGATGCCAAGGGTTATTGGAACACCTAATTTCTATGCATATGTTAAAATTGCTGAAGGTTGTAATAATAGGTGTTCATACTGCTCAATTCCATTAATTAGAGGCAATTTAAGAAGCAGAGAAATAGGAGACATTATTGACGAAGTTAACTTTTTAGTTTCAAATGGTTACAAAGAGATAGTACTGACAGCACAGGATACAACAAAATATGGCCTTGATTTATATAAGAAAAGAATGCTAACAAAATTATTAGAAACACTTAATAATATCGATGGACTAAAATGGATTAGATTTTTATATTCTTATCCTGAAGATATTGATGACGAACTGATAAAAATAGTAAATAAATCAGATAAAATAGTAAATTATTTTGATATACCTATTCAGCATATAAATGATAAAATATTAAAACTAATGAATAGAAAGACCACTAGCCAAAAGATAAAGGAAGTAATAGAAAAAATAAGAAACTCTTTTAGTGAAGTAGTTATAAGAACTACAGTAATGGTTGGATTTCCTACTGAAACAGAAGAACAATTTGATGAACTGTATGAATTTATAAAATTAACAAAATTCGATAGATTAGGAGTTTTTATGTATTCACAAGAAGAAGATACAAAAGCAGCAGAACTTCCACAAGTTGACCTAGATATTAAAGCAAAAAGATTTGAAAAAATTGTTAATTTACAAAGAAGGATATCATTAAATAATAACAAAAAAAGAATTGGCAAGACTTATGATATTATTATTGAAGGAAAGGATAAGAATAATTTTTATATAGCTAGAAGCCAATTTGAAGCTCCTGAAGTAGATGGGAAAATAATAGCATTTTCTAAAGAGGAATTAAAACAGGGACAGTTTTATACAGTAAAGATAGTTGACGCATTTGAGTATGATTTAGTAGGAGAGGTAATTAAATGAATATTGCTAATACTATAACATCTATCAGGATATTGTTAATACCTTTATTTATGTATTTTCTATTAGCAAGTGATATGCATTACAGCAAATTCATAGCATCAGTAATTTTTATTATTGCAGCAATAACTGATAGCTTAGATGGATATTTGGCACGTTCAAGAAAGATTGTAACAAATCTTGGTAAGTTTTTGGATCCTCTTGCAGATAAACTGTTAATAACTGCAGCATTAGTATCGTTAGTAGAATTAAATAAGTTATCTTCTTGGATAGCTATGATAATAATTGGTCGAGAATTTATTGTTACAGGTTTGAGAATGGTAGCTGCTGCAGAAGGTATTGTAATTGCTGCAAATATATGGGGTAAAATTAAAACAATATCTCAAGTTGTTGCAATAGTTACCCTTTTATTAAATAATTATCCATTTAGCTTGATTAATTTTAGATTTGATGTTTTTTCTCTTTGGATAGCTGTTATTTTGACCATTTATTCTGGCTTTGACTACATACGCAATAATTGGCATGTAATTAATTATACAAAAAAGTGAGGAAAAAGCTTATGGTTGCAGAAGTTATTTGTGTTGGAACTGAACTTTTATTAGGACAAATAGTTAATACAAATGCACAATATATTTCACAGAAATTAGCTCAATATGGAATAGACCTTTATTATCAAACTGTTGTAGGAGATAATTACGATAGACTTAAAAAAGCTATACAAATTGCATATTCAAGATCAGATATGATAATTTTTACTGGTGGCTTAGGTCCAACTTCTGATGATATAACAAAAGAGGTTGTTTCAGATTTTTTTAATATTGAACTTGTTGAAGATAAAGATACGTTAAAACATATACAAAGTTTTTTTGAAATGAGAAAAAGAGAAATGCCTGAAATAAATAAAAAACAGGCTTTAGTTCCATTAGGATCAATTATCTTAAAAAATGACTTTGGCACTGCTCCTGGAGTAATTATTGAAAAAGATGAGAAGGTTGCAATTTTGCTTCCTGGGCCACCTTATGAATTGAAACCCATGTTTGAAAATTATGTAGAAAATTATTTAAAAAAATTCTCCAATAAAAGAATATTTTCAAAAATAATTAGATTTACTGGGATTGGTGAATCATCAATTGAAGAGCAACTAAAAGACATTATATTAAACCAAACAGATCCAACAATCGCTTTATATGCAAAGCCGTATGAAGTAACTATGAGAATCTCCACTAAGAAAGATAACCAAGAAATAGCATACAAAATGCTTGATCAAATTGTTACTAAAGTAAAAGAAAGATTAGAAAAATTTATATATTCATATGATGATTTAACAATAGAACAATTAATAGTAGAGCAGCTAAGAAGGAAAGGATTAATTCTTTCGGTTGCTGAGTCATGCACAGGTGGGCTCATTGCCAATAAAATAACTGATGTTCCGGGTGCGTCAGCAGTTTTTGATAGAGGTTTTATTGTATATTCAAATCAAGCTAAGATAGATGAATTAGGAGTTCCAGAAGAATTAATTAAAGAATATGGTGCAGTAAGCTCCTTTGTTGCAGAAAAAATGGCTGAGGGTGCAATAAAAAATTCCAATGCAAACATTTCAATTAGTACAACTGGAATAGCTGGGCCAACTGGTGCAACTGATAAAAAACCTATTGGATTAGTTTATGTTGGGATATGCTATGATGGAAAAACTGAAAGCTTCGAATATAGATTTGTTGGAGATCGTAAAACTATTAAAGAGAATGCTACCTTTGCTGCTCTTGAAGTTTTAAGAAAAAAAATATTTTAGTTCGATATTGAAAAAATGAAGTAAAAAATATATAATTTAATAAAACGAATGTTCGTATGGAGGTTCTCTATGGAAAATATAGATAAGAAAAAAGCACTTGATAGGGTTGTTCTTGATATTGAAAAACAATTTGGTAAAGGTTCAATAATGAAATTAGGCGAAATAGCGAAGGATAACATTGATGTAGTATCAACAGGTGCATTGTCCTTAGATATTGCATTAGGTGTTGGAGGAGTTCCAAGAGGTCGTATTGTGGAGATTTATGGTGCTGAATCTTCAGGTAAAACAACTATTGCACTTCACATAATTGCAGAAGCACAAAAGGCAGGAGGAGAAGCAGCATTTGTTGACGCAGAACATGCTTTAGATCCTTTTTATGCAAAAAGGCTAGGTGTAGATATAAATAATCTTTTAGTTTCACAACCTGACAACGGTGAGCAAGCATTAGAAATTGTTGAAGCTTTAGTTAGAAGTAACGCAATTGATGTTATAGTTGTGGACTCTGTTGCTGCATTGGTTCCACAAGCAGAAATTGAAGGTGAAATGGGGGAAGCTCATGTTGGGCTTCAAGCAAGACTTATGTCACAGGCTCTTAGAAAGCTTGCGGGTATTACCAATAAAACAAAAACAATTGTTATTTTTATAAATCAGCTAAGAGAAAAAGTTGGTGTTATGTTCGGTAATCCAGAAACTACACCTGGTGGTCGTGCGCTTAAGTTTTATTCATCAGTTAGGTTAGAAGTAAAAAAAGGTGAACAACTGAAAGTCCAAGGTGAATCAATCGGTGCAAAGGTAAAAGTAAAAGTTGTTAAAAATAAAGTCGCACCTCCATTCAAAGAAGCAGAATTTGATTTGATATATGGCGAAGGTATTTCTAGAGAAGGGAACGTCCTTGACGTTGCTGTAAACATTGATATTGTTCAAAAGAGTGGTGCTTGGTATACATATAATGGTCAAAAGATTGGTCAAGGTAGAGAAAATGCTAAGCAATTTTTGAAAGAAAATCCTCAAGTAATGCAAGAATTAATTGAAAAGATTAAACAAAATGCTAATATTGCATTTGAAAAGATAAAAACTACAGCAACAACAGAGGATGAACTATTTGAACCTGGTGATTTAAATGAAGATAATGGATAAAATTCAAAACATAAATTTTATTAAATTATTATTAGATAATGGGCAAGAAGTCACTATTCACAAGGATATATACTTTAAAAATTATTTATTTGAAACAGAAGAATTATCGCAAGAACAATTATCTGAAATTATAAAACAAAATCAATTTTTATTAGCAAAGGATACTCTATTGTCATATATAAAAAGATACCCATTAAAATCAGAAAAACAATATATTTCATATTTGATAACAAAAGGATTCGACATAGCTACTGCTCAAAAAGCAGTAGCTTATTTTATAAACAATGGATATATTAATGAGGATATAAATATAAAAAAGGTTATAAAGAAGTATAAAGGTAAAAAATCTATAAAAGAATTAAAATATATCTTAAAGAAAAATGGATTTAAGGAAAATTTAATTAATTCTATTGACTTTTCAGAAATATCTGATCAAGGATATTTGGATAAACTTATAGAAAAAAAGGTTAAGAAAATAAAGAATAAAAATGATTATAACCAAATAAATAAATTAATTAGATATCTAATATCTAAAGGTTTTGAATATGAAAGAATTATAGAGAAAATTAAAGAATTAAAGTTATTGTAGAAAGCTTCGAAGGTTGACACACTGTGCAAAAAGTAATAAAATTTAGTTATAACCTTTAATGTGTTTAATAAAAGGAGGTGCAGACGATTAGTGGAGCTAATATTATTATAACCTCTGTGGTTTCTTTGATAGTTGCTATTATTGCCTTTTTTATAGGCTATTTATATAGAAAAAAAATAGCTGAAAAAGTAATAAAAAGTGCTGAACAAGAAGCATTTAGAATAATTGATGAGGCAAAAAAACAAGCAGAAGCTTCTAAAAAGGAAGCAACATTAAGTGCTAAAGAAGAAATTCACAGAGCAAGAAATGATTTTGAAAGAGAAGTTAGAGAAAGAAGATCTGAGCTTCAACGCTTAGAGCGAAGATTGATACAAAAGGAAGAAATGCTCGATAAAAAGACTTCTCAGGTTGAAGAAAAGGATGAACAACTTAATCAAAAACTTAAAGATATTCAAAAACTTCAAGAAGAGATTGAAGAAATCAAAAAGAAAGAAAATGAAGAACTTCAAAGGATTTCTGGTTTAACCCAGGAAGAAGCAAAACAAATAATAATTAAGAGTGTTGAACAAGAAGTAAAACATGACCTTGCTGTAATGATAAAAGAATACGAGCAGCAAGCTAAAGAAGAAGCTGATAAAAAAGCAAGAGAAATAATATCTTTATCAATCCAAAGGTATTCATCCGATTATGTAGCTGAAAATACTGTTTCTGTTGTTTCTCTTCCAAATGATGAGATGAAAGGTAGAATAATTGGAAGAGAAGGAAGAAATATTAAGGCGTTTGAAACAGTAACAGGAATTGATTTAATAATTGATGATACTCCTGAAGCTGTTATATTATCTGGCTTTGATCCAATTAGAAGAGAAATTGCAAAACTTACTCTTGAAAAGCTTATCCTAGATGGAAGAATACATCCTGCTAGAATTGAAGAAATGTATGATAAAGCAAAGAAAGAGGTTGAAACAAAGATTAGAGAAGAGGGTGAGAGGATTGTATTTGAACTTGGTATACACAATCTACACCCAGAACTTATAAAGACAATTGGAAAGCTTAGATACAGAACAAGTTATGGTCAAAATGTTCTTTCACATTCAATTGAAGTAGCTGTTATAGCAGGAATAATGGCTGCTGAACTTGGAATTGATCAATCAATTGCAAAAAGGGCCGGATTACTTCATGATATTGGTAAAGCTGTTGACCATGAGGTTGAAGGCTCACACGCATTAATAGGTTATGAGTTAGCAAAAAGATACAAAGAAACTAACATTGATGTTCTTGAGTCAATTGCTGGACATCATGGTGAAATGGAAACAAAATCTATTTATAATGTTTTAATTCAAGCTGCAGATTCTATTTCAGCAGCAAGACCGGGGGCAAGAAGAGAATCTTTAGAATCCTATATCAAACGATTACAAAAATTAGAAGAAATAGCAAATTCGTT carries:
- a CDS encoding competence/damage-inducible protein A, yielding MVAEVICVGTELLLGQIVNTNAQYISQKLAQYGIDLYYQTVVGDNYDRLKKAIQIAYSRSDMIIFTGGLGPTSDDITKEVVSDFFNIELVEDKDTLKHIQSFFEMRKREMPEINKKQALVPLGSIILKNDFGTAPGVIIEKDEKVAILLPGPPYELKPMFENYVENYLKKFSNKRIFSKIIRFTGIGESSIEEQLKDIILNQTDPTIALYAKPYEVTMRISTKKDNQEIAYKMLDQIVTKVKERLEKFIYSYDDLTIEQLIVEQLRRKGLILSVAESCTGGLIANKITDVPGASAVFDRGFIVYSNQAKIDELGVPEELIKEYGAVSSFVAEKMAEGAIKNSNANISISTTGIAGPTGATDKKPIGLVYVGICYDGKTESFEYRFVGDRKTIKENATFAALEVLRKKIF
- a CDS encoding RecX family transcriptional regulator; the protein is MKIMDKIQNINFIKLLLDNGQEVTIHKDIYFKNYLFETEELSQEQLSEIIKQNQFLLAKDTLLSYIKRYPLKSEKQYISYLITKGFDIATAQKAVAYFINNGYINEDINIKKVIKKYKGKKSIKELKYILKKNGFKENLINSIDFSEISDQGYLDKLIEKKVKKIKNKNDYNQINKLIRYLISKGFEYERIIEKIKELKLL
- a CDS encoding DNA translocase FtsK, which gives rise to MANKHSKKYRIKKEVFDRINAEIFGTFLFFVTIFIIFSLFTNKVGIIGIFIRNIIKGTFGIGSFLILLLLIYISLDSIIKREKISKSVDVILFTYFIFINILFTSINGIIKQETLFIDMLKESFFAGQEFNGFGLFGFIITYPLYKLIGQTGTIIFSVAVILLFSMLITQFSIRNAIKKNKKFRRIDKSQNTDNEIEQDKERNFFNHQISEEKKENTLIDFKIKSELLDKYNQGSFEDKKNNDIKKKNKIEKENNPFDNQLNIQNTDYKYPLIDFLKKPSDSNIISKKEINDNVRKLEETLKSFGIEAVVTEVSIGPTITRYELQPGQGVKVSRIVNLSDDIALSLAAASVRIEAPIPNKSAIGIEIPNKEPRSVFIRELLEDQGFFSSTNKIPFTIGKDIAGSPIIGDISKMPHLLIAGATGSGKSVCINSLIISILYRCHPNDVKLILVDPKVVELSVYNGVPHLLIPVVTDAKKAANALNWAVGEMNSRYKMFAQAGVRDIIGYNKLCEKNGTQKLPYVVIVIDELADLMMVSPTEVEDSICRLAQMARAAGMHLVVATQRPSVDVITGVIKANIPSRIAFAVSSQVDSRTILDSSGAEKLLGRGDMLYLPMGINKPIRVQGCFVSDQEVERVVEYLKSNIKCEYNEEIVEQISKVNNDFDDQEKDELFLQALQVIVESQNASTSFLQRKLKIGYARAARILDQMEAKGIVSKMDSNKTRQVLITKDQFNEMLMNME
- the pgsA gene encoding CDP-diacylglycerol--glycerol-3-phosphate 3-phosphatidyltransferase yields the protein MNIANTITSIRILLIPLFMYFLLASDMHYSKFIASVIFIIAAITDSLDGYLARSRKIVTNLGKFLDPLADKLLITAALVSLVELNKLSSWIAMIIIGREFIVTGLRMVAAAEGIVIAANIWGKIKTISQVVAIVTLLLNNYPFSLINFRFDVFSLWIAVILTIYSGFDYIRNNWHVINYTKK
- the folD gene encoding bifunctional methylenetetrahydrofolate dehydrogenase/methenyltetrahydrofolate cyclohydrolase FolD; this translates as MAQIIDGKKIAQQVKQEVKEKIKQLNDKGIEVTLAVIIVGNNPASRVYVDSKKRDCAEIGIKSIEYALSEDTTEEQLLSLIEKLNNDDKINGILVQMPLPKQIDESKVCKKILPFKDVDGFHPLNVGNLVTGIDERYTLVACTPAGVIEMLERENIIIEGKHVVIVGRSNIVGKPLSYLFLKKNATVTICHSRTKNLEKICQTADILVAAVGKAKMIKECFVKENAIIVDVGINRLEDSKKLVGDVDFDDVFNKAAYITPVPGGVGLMTRAMLMKNVLKAALIQNNLLEEFIID
- the rimO gene encoding 30S ribosomal protein S12 methylthiotransferase RimO — encoded protein: MINIGFISLGCNKNLVDSEVMMGYCKQYGYNITNNPEQADVIVVNTCGFINDAKEESIDTILDMAEYKKKRCKFLIVTGCLTERYREELVNEMPEIDAAIGIGDLNKLPEIIEKLFNHKKKILSFDNKEFIYNSKMPRVIGTPNFYAYVKIAEGCNNRCSYCSIPLIRGNLRSREIGDIIDEVNFLVSNGYKEIVLTAQDTTKYGLDLYKKRMLTKLLETLNNIDGLKWIRFLYSYPEDIDDELIKIVNKSDKIVNYFDIPIQHINDKILKLMNRKTTSQKIKEVIEKIRNSFSEVVIRTTVMVGFPTETEEQFDELYEFIKLTKFDRLGVFMYSQEEDTKAAELPQVDLDIKAKRFEKIVNLQRRISLNNNKKRIGKTYDIIIEGKDKNNFYIARSQFEAPEVDGKIIAFSKEELKQGQFYTVKIVDAFEYDLVGEVIK
- the rny gene encoding ribonuclease Y, which translates into the protein MQTISGANIIITSVVSLIVAIIAFFIGYLYRKKIAEKVIKSAEQEAFRIIDEAKKQAEASKKEATLSAKEEIHRARNDFEREVRERRSELQRLERRLIQKEEMLDKKTSQVEEKDEQLNQKLKDIQKLQEEIEEIKKKENEELQRISGLTQEEAKQIIIKSVEQEVKHDLAVMIKEYEQQAKEEADKKAREIISLSIQRYSSDYVAENTVSVVSLPNDEMKGRIIGREGRNIKAFETVTGIDLIIDDTPEAVILSGFDPIRREIAKLTLEKLILDGRIHPARIEEMYDKAKKEVETKIREEGERIVFELGIHNLHPELIKTIGKLRYRTSYGQNVLSHSIEVAVIAGIMAAELGIDQSIAKRAGLLHDIGKAVDHEVEGSHALIGYELAKRYKETNIDVLESIAGHHGEMETKSIYNVLIQAADSISAARPGARRESLESYIKRLQKLEEIANSFEGVEKAYAIQAGREIRIMVKPEIVNDESIVLIAREIVKRIENEVDYPGQIKVNVIREVRTIEYAK
- a CDS encoding YgiQ family radical SAM protein, whose protein sequence is MDFLPITMNEAKKRGWNELDFVFITGDAYVDHPSFGHAIISRIIEDKGFKIGIIPQPSWTDTKSITIYGKPKIAFLVSAGNLDSMVAHYTVNKKPRSEDFYSPNNKRGLRPDRSTIVYCNMIRKEYGNVPIIIGGIEASLRRFAHYDYWQDKVRASILIDSSADLLIYGMGEKPLFEILERLKKGENIKDIKNVNGTCYVAKDISELKDYIMLNSFEEVQNNKVLYAKSFAIFYKEQNPFTGKTLVQQHKTLYVVQNPPSMPLTTQEMDYVYSLPYQREYHPIYESQGGIKAIEEVRFSITSHRGCFGGCNFCSLHFHQGRIIQKRSKESIVEEVKKLVNHPKFKGYIHDIGGPTANFRIPACDKQLKYGACKDRQCLFPKPCENLKVDHSEYFDILETVSKIKGVKKVFIRSGIRFDYFLLDKNFIKYIEDLAKNYISGQLKLAPEHISNNVLKLMGKPPCEVYDRFVNKYFEVNKKLGKKQYIIPYLMSSHPGSTLKDAIELALYLKKNRFIPDQVQDFYPTPGTVSTTMFYTGLNPFTLEKVYIPKDIKEKNMQRALLHFNDPDNYDNVKKALEIAKRTDLIGNHKDALIKPDKNNIGGKKNGSNNRWEKNSSASKARGKRKDKTTKR
- the recA gene encoding recombinase RecA; amino-acid sequence: MENIDKKKALDRVVLDIEKQFGKGSIMKLGEIAKDNIDVVSTGALSLDIALGVGGVPRGRIVEIYGAESSGKTTIALHIIAEAQKAGGEAAFVDAEHALDPFYAKRLGVDINNLLVSQPDNGEQALEIVEALVRSNAIDVIVVDSVAALVPQAEIEGEMGEAHVGLQARLMSQALRKLAGITNKTKTIVIFINQLREKVGVMFGNPETTPGGRALKFYSSVRLEVKKGEQLKVQGESIGAKVKVKVVKNKVAPPFKEAEFDLIYGEGISREGNVLDVAVNIDIVQKSGAWYTYNGQKIGQGRENAKQFLKENPQVMQELIEKIKQNANIAFEKIKTTATTEDELFEPGDLNEDNG